In Microbacterium sp. zg-Y818, the genomic window CGGGGCGTTCGTCTTCTCGCCGCTGTGGCTGATCCCCCCGGTGGTTGCGGTGCTGCTGAACCTGCGCATCGCCTACACGATGAACAGCCGCAACGGCCGCGACGTGGCCTTCGCCGGACTGATGGTTCCCGCCGAGGTCTTCATGTGGATCCGCATCAGTCACTTCCTGCGGTCGTGGACGCGCTTCCTCTCGCGCAAGAAGGTCGACAACTGGGCGATGCAGGCCAAGGCCGAGCGCGGGGGCGGCTCGGCGCACTGGATGCCGCTGGTGCTGCTCATCGCGGTGATCGTGGCCATGAGCGTCATCTGGTCGATGCTGGGCCCGGTGGTGCAGTCGACCATCCTGTGGGTCGGCTGGCCGATCGTGGGCGTGGTGACCGTGCTGCAGACCCTGACCATGGTGTTCAAGCTGCTGCGCCGCCACCAGGGTTACAAGGTCTGATCGCCCAGACGGGTGGGCTTCAGGCCAGCGACTCGGAGGTCATGCGGTACCCGACGCCGCGCACGGTCTCGATGTACCGGGGGTTGGCGGCGTTGTCGCCCAGTTTGCGTCGCAGGTTGGTCATGTGCGCCTCGATCGCGCGCTTGTCGGCGTCGCCGACGTAGTAGCTGGTGACGTACGACTCGCCGCGCAGCACCAGGGTGAGGTCGGCCTTGCTGCGCACTCGGCGTTTGGACTCCATGAGCGTGGAGAGCAGGTCGAACTCGGTGCGCGTGAGCTCGAGCTGCGCGCCGGCGACCACCACGATGCGGGTGTCGGGGTCGACCTCGAGGTCGCGGTGCACGAGCACGTCCGGTTCCGGGCGCAGCGCGGCGGTGTCGTCGTGACGCACGACGTCGGTGCCGCCGGACGAGCTCGCGCTGGGCTGCATGACGATGGTGCGCTGGTCCGGCGCGGGCGGCGGGATGGTGGCCGCCCGCGCGGGCGCGGCGGCGTACTCCGCGGCGGGCCGCTGGACCGGGATGCTCGAGGTCCCCGGCCGGGCGCCGGGGAAAGACGGGCCGACCTGGTCCTGCCGGGGGGCGGCGGGCGGGTTGCCGCCGATGCGCGGGCGCCGCAGCAGCGCATCGATGCGGGCGCGCAGCTCGCGGGGGCGGAAGGGCTTGTTGATGTACTCGTCGGCGCCCGAACCGAAGCCCAGCACGACGTCAGCCTCGTCTTCGAGGCCCGTCAGCATGATGATGTACGTGTCGCTCTGGGCTCTGATGCGGCGGGCCGCCTCGAACCCGTCGATGCCGGGCATGGTGACGTCGAGTGTCGTGATGAGGGGCTGGTACGCCAGCACCGCCCGCACCCCGTCGAGCCCATTGCCGACCGAGACGGTGGAAAAGCCCATCGCTTCGAGGACCTCGGCAAGCAGATGGCGGATGTCGGGATCGTCCTCGACGATGACCGCCGTCTTGGCGGGCGTGACGGAATCACTCATGAGCAGACCTCGGGGGGCAGGGGGGTGTCCCTCATGCTACACATGCGCCGGGTCGGCCCTGCACTCGGGGCGCAGGCGGTCAGCGCGCCTGACGAGTGAGGTCCACCGCGGCCTCTGGCCACCACTGCCCGGCGGGCGGACCGCCGTTGCACGGCCCGTCACTCTCGCCCGGGGGCTTGATCCACAGATTGGTGTCGACGACGTCGTCGCCGTAGGTTCCGCCCGGCTCGCCGATCAGACGCCCAGAGGCGTTGCACCACGAGCCGTTCCCGCCGGCGCCACTGCGTGAGGTGTCGATCAGGGCGTGGCCGCCGCCCAGTCGGGCGGCGAGGGCGTGGGCGTAATCGAACTCGGAGTCGGCGGAGTTGTAGTTCGACACGTTGGTGGCGAAGCCGCGCACGCGCTCGAGCAGGCCGGTCTCGGCGATGATCGCGGCCATGTCCGCCGGCGTGTGCCAGGTGGCGTGGCCGGCGTCGAGGTAGATCCAGGTGTTGTCCCCGTGCAGCCGGTCGACGGCGGTACTCAGCTGGCGGGTGCGCTCGTCGAGATTGCGGCACTCGGGCGCGAGGGCCAGGCTGTCGGGTTCGAGCACGACGATGCGCTGCAGGTCGCCGGCGTTGGCGAGCGCCTGCCCGATCTCGCCGGTCCAGGTGGCGTAGTCGTCTTCGTCGAGCCCACCGGCCGAAAAGCTGCCGCAATCGCGCCCAGGCAGGCCGTACACGACCACGGCGAGAGCGGCATCCTGTTGGCGCGCCTGGTCGGCAAGGTGCCCGATGCGGTCCCAGACCTCGCCGATGGGATCGCGCTCAGGGGTCAGCCAGTAGGCGGTGGGCTGCCGGGCGAGGTAGGCGGCGGCGGCGCGCTCGTCGTCGGTGGCTTGGGGGTCGTCGGCGGCCACCGCAGCCTTCGAATCGGATGCCACGATCAGTGCGGTGCCCACGCCCGGGGGGTGGGCGCTCATGGCCTGCACCGCCCGGGTCACGAGCAGGCCGACGGCGGCGAGCACGCCGAGCACGACGACGACCACGATCGCGACGATCGCGATGGCGAGGCCGCGGGAGAGGCGACGACGTCGCCGGGCGCCGCGCGGTGGCGGGGCGGAAGCGAGGGGCACACGAGGACCTTACCGTCCACCGGGCGGCGCCCCGTTCCCCGCGTCAGGCGCGGGAGCGGGCGCGGCGTACGGCGGCGCCGGCGGCGACGGCGGCACCGGCGAGCACGAGTGCGCCCCCGCCGAGCCACAGGCCCGCGAACTGCGACGCGTCGCCGCCGGTGGTGGCCAAGCCCGCCCCACCGGTGCCGACGGTCGTGCTGCCGGCACCGCCCGCCGATGTGGGCGAGATGGCGGCGATGTTGTAGACCCCGCGGGCGTCGCTGGGCAGGGTGATGGTGATCGGCTCGAGCGCCCCGGTGTCGGTGGAGGTCGTGGTGGTGCTGCCGGTGGTGATGGCGAACTTGACGAAGGCCGCCCCGAACGTCACTCCCGCGCCGTTCTCACCGGTGACCGTGATGGTGACCGGCTCGTTGGCGCTGAATGTGGCGGCGTTGCAGCTGAAGTCGAGCGACTCGCCGGCGCCGGCGGTGGCGGGCGAGACCGCGCACGAATCCGACGGCGGGTAGATGGCTGCGGCCTGTGCGGCGGCGGGCAGGGCCAGCGCCGAGGTGGCGGCGACCGCGGCGACGGTGAGGGTCTGGACGAGGGGGCGCTTCACGGGGTGGTATCTCTTCCGATGCGTTGGGGGGTTGCAGCTCGCGCATACCGAAGGGTGCACACATGACCGAAAGGCGTGAGGCTCGGTGTTGCTCGGCCACGACGCCTTCGGATCGACTCTATGGGGCGGGGCAGTGGGAGACAACCGACGTCGGCACGCTGCGGTCTATGGTCGGGGTCACCTCGGCGACGACGGTGGGGGCGCCGGGCTCGGGGGAGCGCACCGAGATGGTCGCGGTCACCGATTCCCCGGGCGCGAGATCGGCGCCGAATGACAGCACCTGGCGCCCGTCGTGGGTGCCGCCTCCGAAGCCCTTGTCGAGCGACAGCACGGCATCGGTCAGCTCGTATCCCTCGGGCAGATACACGTAGGCGACCGTGCGGGCGGTACCGGCTGGTACCCCGAAGTTACCGCCGCCGGTGATGTACCAGGGGAGCGAGGTGGCGGCATCCGCCGGCGCGGTGTTGGCGAGCACGAGCGAGAGGGTGGCCTCGCCGGTGGCGAGCCCTCGGCCGTCGAGACTGCACGATTCCCACGACAGGTCGGTCTGTGCAGACACGTAGTAGTCCATCTTCGAACCGGTGCCGTCGTTGAGGTACACGCCGAACCGCGCGGTCTGGTCGTCGGTCTTCGGCAGGCCGCCCGCGAGGGTGGTGCCCGAGAGCTCGGCCTGCTCGGCTTCGACCGAGCTCCACAGCAGCAGCCGACGCTCGTCGCCGGCGCGGCTGAGGGCGGTCACCATCTGAGCGGGGTCCACGCCCCCGGCGGCGATGGCGTCGAATACGGTCGCCGCAGCTGCGGCGAAGAAGTCGTCTTGATCGCTCGGCCGCTCGTAGCGCAGGTACACGTCGTTCAGCAGCAGCTGCACCGCGTTGTCGGCGCTGAGCACGTCGCCCGTCGGCAGGGCGACGGGGCCGGTCGCTTCGAGCAGGTACGACAGGGCGATGGGATCCATCGCGATGACGCCGTCGACGTCCTGCCCCGTCTCGCGCAGCCACATCTCGCGGGCGAGCGGCGCTGCCACCGAGAAGTCGGGCACCTGCGTGACGTTCTGCACCCATCTGCCGGGGCGGGTGTCGTAGATGGCCTGCACATCTTCGGCGAGCGGCAGCACGGGGTCGTCGTAGCGGGAGAAGTCGCTCGACGATCCCTGCGCGACCAGCTGCAGCGCCCCGTCGGCGGCGTTCACCACTGCCATGGCCCCCACGATGCCGCCGAGCGAGCGCCATTCGGCGTTGTTCTGGAACACGATGAGGTAATCGCGCTCGCCGTCTGTACCGAGCATGGGCGGCAGCAGAACGGTGGCGCGGGCGAGGGCGTCGGTGGCGGTGGTGGCGGTGCGCAGCAGGTCCGAGACCTCAGCGGTGGCGCTGCGCACCGGGGCGAGCAGCAGCGTCTCGTCGATGGCATCGACCGCTGCCGCGGCGGCGGCCACGCCGTCGGCGCCGACCCGGGCGGAATCGGCGATGGTGTGAAGCATCGTCGTGTCGATGCGGCCCTCCACAGGGCGCAGCTGGTCGAGGCTGAACGTCGAGGCCACCTCGGCGAGCGGGGCGAGCGCGTCGCCGGCGACGTCGTCGGCGGCGACGGCGATGGTCGAGACGGCGGCCAGCTGCGGCCCCACCCACGGCAGGTGCTCGGCCGCGCGCCACACCGGGTCGCCGGTGAGGTCGCGCGCCGCGCCGGTCTCACGCGCCAGGTCTGCGATGAGGCCGCTCGCCAGGGCGGGGTCGTCGAGGCTGTCGACCGCTTCGCGCACGGTCGCCTCGGCGGCACGCAGATGCTGATAGGCCGCCAGGCCCCGCAGCCCGATCCACGCGGCAGCGGCGACGGATGCCACCAGCAGCGCTCCCAGCAGGCCGGCGAAGACGAGTCCCGCGATGCGAGCGGGGCGGGGCAGCACGTCAGCGGTCACTCGACTACCCTACGGGCGCGGCAACCCGCTCCCAGCGATCTCCCCCGTGCCGTTGTGCGTCGGCGCCTGCAGCTTGCGCGGCATCCAACAGGTGGTCGAGGTCGTAGCCGACCGCCTCGACGCTGGCCCAGCCGATGCTCGCCGACCTCCGCACCGCGACGGGCTCGCCCGGGTCGGGGGTGGCGACCTGGTCGAGCAGGCGCGACAGCAACTGCCGCACGGCCCCCTCGGGGCGCGGCAGCAGCACGACCACGCGGGTCTCGTCCCGCACGTCGACGTCGGCGTCGGGTGGCAGCGTCTCACGGACGTCACGGGCGAAGCGGTCGGCGATGCGGGCGAACTCGGTGGCGCTGAAGGCTTCGCGCAGGTCGCCCGGGTCGTCGAGACGCACGTCCAGCACGCACCACCAGCGATCCCCCACGGCCTCGGCGCGGCGCAGCCGATCCCGGGCGACGGCGCAGAACGGCGTCTCGGCCGCGGTGACCCGGGGAGCAGGTGCGCCCTCGCGGGTGAGCAGCAGCAGGGTGACCGTGGCGGCCTGACCGTAGAGGATCGCCGTCATGGAGTTGAGCTCCCGCATGAGCTGCAGTCCGTCAGTGCCGGGTGCCGGCGCGCCCTGCATGAGCCCCTCGACGATGTAGACGGCCGCCAGCACGATGAAGCCGGCCGAGGCGAGCGCCAGCGGCATGATCTTGTGCCGCTGGCGCGACCCGGCCCGGACGAGCTCGACGAGGGTCAGAGCGGCGACGAGGGCCGCGAGGGCGAACGCGAAGCGGAAGGCCACGCCGAAGCCGCCGGCCGACGCGGCGAGCGGGAGCACGACGCAGAGCACCACCGTGAGCGCCGCGGCCACCCAGGTGTATGTGCGCGGGGCTCCTCGCCAGGTGCGCAGCCCCGTCCAGACGAACATCGTCGAGCCCAGCAGCGCCCCGGCGCACCCGGCACGCAGTGCCAGCGATCCGGTGGCGTCGGCGGCGACCCAGCCGTAGGCGGTGACCATCGCGAGGGTGAAGGAGAAGACCCAGACAGCCCCGGCCTGACTGGGGCGGTGAAGAAAGCCCAGGCCGATCATCACGGCGGCGTTGACCGTGGCCAGGGCGACGAACACCACCCCGATCATCGGATCGATCATTGCAAGGTCCCTTCTTCGTCGTGGGCCTTCAGGCTGACCACGACCGTCGTTCCTCGGCCCAGGGCGCTGGTGAGCTCCAGGCGACCGCCGTGCTCGTGCACGATCTCGCGGGTGATCACCATGCCCAGGCCCGTGCCGGGCATGCCGCTGTCGCGTGCGGTCTGCGCGCGGAAATACGGCTCGTACACGCGGTCGATGTCGGCGGGAGCCATGCCGATGCCGGTGTCGGTGACCGCCAGGCGTATCTCGTCGCCGACGCGCCGCGCGTCTACGCGGATGTGCCCGCCGCGGGGGGTGTACTTCACGGCGTTGCCGACGATGTTGTCGATCACCTGCCGCAGGCGGAACGCATCGCCGGTGACGAGCAGCCCGGGGTCGAGGGCGGCGTCGACGGTGAGCTGGGTGTTCTGCGCCGCCGGCCGGAAAGCATCGATCGAGGCTGTGGTGACCCGTTGCAGATCGACCGTCTGAGCTGCGGGAGGAGCGGGCTTGTAGCTTTCGAGCACCGAGGCGATGAGACGCTCCATGCGCTGACCGGCGTTCTCGACCACAGTCAGCTTCTCTTTGACATCGGCGGGCAGGTCTTCACGGTCCAGCAGCAGGTCGACATGACCGATGATGGCGGTCAGCGGGTTGCGCAACTCGTGCGAGACGACGCTGGTGAGGGTCTTCTTCTCCTGTTGTGCGGCGACCGTGGCCGTCACATCGTGAATGCTGAGAAGCGTCACCTCGGGTTCCCCGGGGGTGGAGTCGACGGCCGACGTCGTGGCATCCAGTGTGTGCCAGTGCCCGGCGGCGTCGAACAGCCAGACCCGGCACGCCTCGAACAGCTCGCCGCGTGCGGCGCGGGCGATCAGGGTCTGATCGGGCGGCAGCGGTTCGCCGCGGTGACCGTCGTACTCCACGGCAGCCGAAGGGTGCGCGTGCGAAACGTTGTCGACGGAGTACAGCCGCTGGTAGGCGTGGTTGGCGTTGCGCACCACGCCGCGCCGATCGACGCGGGCGAGGGCGGTGTCGATCGAGTTGAACAGCGCCATCGCGCGCTTCTCCTGCGCCTCGACGCGCCGCAGGGTGCGGGCGAGCTGGCTGAATTGGCGCTCGAGCAGCCGGCTGAACGCACGCGTGCGGCGGGAACCGGTGGCGATGGTGACGCCGATGAACAGCAGCGCCAAGAGGACCACCACCACGTGGAGTGTGCGCACGGGGGTGATCGCGGTCGACAGGGTGTCGACGGCCAGCAGCACGGCGATTTCGCACAGTGCGGCGACGATCCAGGGGAGGGTGTAGTAGGTGGCGAACCACGCGACGGGGAACACCCAGAGAATCGACAGCTCTCCGTCGCCGGTCGACGCGATGAGCCCGATGGCGACGATGTCGAGGCCCGGCACCAGCGCGACCGCTGCCCGGCCGACCCGGTGCCAGGGCACGACGAGGGTGAGGGCGCTGATCACGACGAGCAGCACCACGCCGACGCCGAACGCGGGTTGCGCGAAGGTCTGGGGGGTGAAGAGCGCGACCACGACCGAGATCGCCGCGACGGCGACGGCGAGCACCATTTGCCACTGCCAGATGGAGCGGGTTCTGGTGTTGTTCCATGTGCTGGGCGCGCTGTCGTTGCGCGGCGGCGCTGAGCGTTGGGGGGCGACCGCCATTCGGTCAGTGTATCCAGACGCTTCGACCACTACCGGTCGCCGGCGCCCTCGGTGTCGTCTGCGTGACCGGCCACAGCGCGGTAGCCGGCGCCGCGCACCGTCTCGATGTACCGCGGCTGCTGCACGCTGTCACCCAGCTTGCGGCGCAGGTTCGTCATGTGCGCCTCGATGGCGCGCACGTCGGCATCGCTGACACGGGCCGGATCGAGGTAGGTCTCGTCGTGCAGGGTCAGCACGAGGTCGGCCTTGCTGCGCACCCGGCGCCCCGACTCGAGAATGGTGGCCAGCAGCTCGAACTCGGTGCGGGTGAGCGTGACGTCTTGGTCGTCGACCGTGACCGTGCGGGTGTCGCGATCGAGCAGGAGTCCGTCCAGACGCACGGTGTCGGGCAGGCCCTTCGGGGCGGATGCCGCGCGCTCGCCGGGGGAGGCAGGCGTCTGTTCCTCGCGCCCGGCGGAGCGGGGCCGGCGCAGCATGGCCAGCAGCCGGGCCCGCAGCTCGCGCGCGCGAAAGGGCTTCGTCACCACGTCGTCGGCACCCACACCGAACCCCATCACGACATCGGCCTCGTCGGTGAGGCCGGTGATGAGCACGATGTAGGTGTCAGAGCCCTGGGCCCGGATGCGGCGGACAGTCTCGAAGCCGTCGACCCCCGGCATGGAGATGTCGATGGTGGTGAGCACGGGGTCGTGGGCCAGCACCGCGGCCAGGCCGTCGGTGCCGTTGTCGGCTGCGCTCACCGTGAATCCCGCGCTGGTGAGGATCTCGACCAGCAGGTTCCGCACGTCGTCGTCATCGTCCATGACCACCGCCCGCGGTGATGTGTTGTTGTGCGCCATGTGTCCCCCTCACCGGCAGGACGGGAGCCGTTGGCGCCCGTCCACGACCGATTGTGCCAGATGGTGGCGACAGAGGTAGGGTGCGGGACGAGTTGGCGCCGCGGGGGCGATGCGCGCGGGTGGGTGACGTGCTCGAAGGCGTAGGTTGCTACGGCCGTCCCATGCCGTGGTAGTCCCAGCCGGCGGCGCGCCAGGCCACCGGATCAAGGCAGTTTCGCCCGTCGATGATCACTCGCCCCGCGACAAGGGATGCCGCGTGTTCGGGCGAGAGCTGCCGGCGGTACTCATCCCACTCGGTGACGACGATCACGGCGTCGGCGCCGCGAAGGGCTTCGTCGCGGTCTTCGACGTAGTTCAGCTGCGGGTGCCGGGCGCGGGCGTTGTCGATCGCTTCGGGGTCGGTGATGGTGACCCAGGCGCCCAGGCCGTGCAGTCGCACGGCGACGTCGAGGGCGGGGGAGTCGCGGATGTCGTCGGAGTGCGGCTTGAACGCCGCGCCCAGCACCGTGACGTTCTTCTTGAACACCGACCCGCCGAGCGCCTGCACGACGAGGTCGACGGCACGGTCGCGGCGGCGCAGGTTGATCGCGTCGACTTCACGTAGGAACGCCACCGACTCACCCCGGCCGAGTTCCTCGGCGCGGGCGGCGAACGCGCGGATGTCCTTGGGCAGGCAGCCACCGCCGAAGCCGATGCCGGCGCCCAGGAACCGGCGGCCGATGCGGGCGTCGTGGCCGATCGCGTCGGCGAGGGTGGTGACGTCGGCGCCGGTGACCTCGGCGATCTCGGCCATCGCGTTGATGAAGCTGATCTTCGTGGCCAGGAACGCGTTGGCGGCGACCTTGACCAGCTCGGCTGTTGCCAGGTCGGTGACGATGAACGGGGTGCCCTTGGCGACCGACGGGTGGTACACCTCGCGGAGCAGGCGGGCGGCGTGCTCGCCGGCCGCACCGGCGGGCACGCCCGCGACCAGGCGGTCAGGATCGATGGTGTCTTGCACCGCGAAGCCTTCGCGCAGGAACTCAGGGTTCCACACCAGCGTCGCCCCCGTCGGGTCGACGCGTTCCGCCAGGGTGGCAGCCGTACCCACCGGCACCGTGGACTTGCCGGCGACGATGTCGCCTTCGCTCAGGTGCGGGATCAGCGCGTCGACGGCCGCGTTGACGTAGGTGAGGTCGGCGGCGTAGCCGTCTTTCTGCTGCGGAGTCCCCACGCCCACGAAGTGCACTGCCGCGCCGCGCGCCTCGGCGATGTCGGTGGTGAACCGCAGCCTTCCGGACGCGATGCCCTCGGTGAGGATCTGTTGCAGACCGGGCTCGAAGAACGGCGCCTCGCCGCGTGACAGGGTCTCGATCTTGCGCTCGTCGACGTCGATGCCGACCACGTCGTGGCCGATTGACGCCATGGCTGCCGCGTGAACAGCGCCGAGGTAACCGCAACCGATGACAGACAGACGCATGGGATTCCTCAAGGGCTCGGTGAGCGGGACCGTCCGGGTGACGGCCCCAGAACGGTTCTCATAGGGGTTCGAACTTTTCGATCGGCTGTTGTGGGATGGCGCCTCGGCCTGTTGCGAGGAATGAGGGCGCCGATTGGCGGCGCATGGTGCGGTGTGGCGCGGCGCTCAGCCCTGCTATCCGGTTGCGCATTGCACAGGATGCCGTTGACCCCCAAACATGTCATAGGCCTCGCGGTAGTTCTCGGTGATCCAGTAGCTGTAGAGCTTTGCCGCCGCGTGGGGGGCGCGCGGGTAGTGCCGGGTACCAGTGGTCTCGGCAGTGTGCTCGGGCTCGTCGAACGACACACGGACAGGTGATTGAGCCGCGAGGTTGTAGA contains:
- a CDS encoding response regulator transcription factor, translated to MSDSVTPAKTAVIVEDDPDIRHLLAEVLEAMGFSTVSVGNGLDGVRAVLAYQPLITTLDVTMPGIDGFEAARRIRAQSDTYIIMLTGLEDEADVVLGFGSGADEYINKPFRPRELRARIDALLRRPRIGGNPPAAPRQDQVGPSFPGARPGTSSIPVQRPAAEYAAAPARAATIPPPAPDQRTIVMQPSASSSGGTDVVRHDDTAALRPEPDVLVHRDLEVDPDTRIVVVAGAQLELTRTEFDLLSTLMESKRRVRSKADLTLVLRGESYVTSYYVGDADKRAIEAHMTNLRRKLGDNAANPRYIETVRGVGYRMTSESLA
- a CDS encoding glycoside hydrolase family 6 protein: MPLASAPPPRGARRRRRLSRGLAIAIVAIVVVVVLGVLAAVGLLVTRAVQAMSAHPPGVGTALIVASDSKAAVAADDPQATDDERAAAAYLARQPTAYWLTPERDPIGEVWDRIGHLADQARQQDAALAVVVYGLPGRDCGSFSAGGLDEDDYATWTGEIGQALANAGDLQRIVVLEPDSLALAPECRNLDERTRQLSTAVDRLHGDNTWIYLDAGHATWHTPADMAAIIAETGLLERVRGFATNVSNYNSADSEFDYAHALAARLGGGHALIDTSRSGAGGNGSWCNASGRLIGEPGGTYGDDVVDTNLWIKPPGESDGPCNGGPPAGQWWPEAAVDLTRQAR
- a CDS encoding cell wall protein encodes the protein MKRPLVQTLTVAAVAATSALALPAAAQAAAIYPPSDSCAVSPATAGAGESLDFSCNAATFSANEPVTITVTGENGAGVTFGAAFVKFAITTGSTTTTSTDTGALEPITITLPSDARGVYNIAAISPTSAGGAGSTTVGTGGAGLATTGGDASQFAGLWLGGGALVLAGAAVAAGAAVRRARSRA
- a CDS encoding DUF4012 domain-containing protein — its product is MTADVLPRPARIAGLVFAGLLGALLVASVAAAAWIGLRGLAAYQHLRAAEATVREAVDSLDDPALASGLIADLARETGAARDLTGDPVWRAAEHLPWVGPQLAAVSTIAVAADDVAGDALAPLAEVASTFSLDQLRPVEGRIDTTMLHTIADSARVGADGVAAAAAAVDAIDETLLLAPVRSATAEVSDLLRTATTATDALARATVLLPPMLGTDGERDYLIVFQNNAEWRSLGGIVGAMAVVNAADGALQLVAQGSSSDFSRYDDPVLPLAEDVQAIYDTRPGRWVQNVTQVPDFSVAAPLAREMWLRETGQDVDGVIAMDPIALSYLLEATGPVALPTGDVLSADNAVQLLLNDVYLRYERPSDQDDFFAAAAATVFDAIAAGGVDPAQMVTALSRAGDERRLLLWSSVEAEQAELSGTTLAGGLPKTDDQTARFGVYLNDGTGSKMDYYVSAQTDLSWESCSLDGRGLATGEATLSLVLANTAPADAATSLPWYITGGGNFGVPAGTARTVAYVYLPEGYELTDAVLSLDKGFGGGTHDGRQVLSFGADLAPGESVTATISVRSPEPGAPTVVAEVTPTIDRSVPTSVVSHCPAP
- a CDS encoding PAS domain-containing sensor histidine kinase, with translation MAVAPQRSAPPRNDSAPSTWNNTRTRSIWQWQMVLAVAVAAISVVVALFTPQTFAQPAFGVGVVLLVVISALTLVVPWHRVGRAAVALVPGLDIVAIGLIASTGDGELSILWVFPVAWFATYYTLPWIVAALCEIAVLLAVDTLSTAITPVRTLHVVVVLLALLFIGVTIATGSRRTRAFSRLLERQFSQLARTLRRVEAQEKRAMALFNSIDTALARVDRRGVVRNANHAYQRLYSVDNVSHAHPSAAVEYDGHRGEPLPPDQTLIARAARGELFEACRVWLFDAAGHWHTLDATTSAVDSTPGEPEVTLLSIHDVTATVAAQQEKKTLTSVVSHELRNPLTAIIGHVDLLLDREDLPADVKEKLTVVENAGQRMERLIASVLESYKPAPPAAQTVDLQRVTTASIDAFRPAAQNTQLTVDAALDPGLLVTGDAFRLRQVIDNIVGNAVKYTPRGGHIRVDARRVGDEIRLAVTDTGIGMAPADIDRVYEPYFRAQTARDSGMPGTGLGMVITREIVHEHGGRLELTSALGRGTTVVVSLKAHDEEGTLQ
- a CDS encoding response regulator transcription factor — its product is MAHNNTSPRAVVMDDDDDVRNLLVEILTSAGFTVSAADNGTDGLAAVLAHDPVLTTIDISMPGVDGFETVRRIRAQGSDTYIVLITGLTDEADVVMGFGVGADDVVTKPFRARELRARLLAMLRRPRSAGREEQTPASPGERAASAPKGLPDTVRLDGLLLDRDTRTVTVDDQDVTLTRTEFELLATILESGRRVRSKADLVLTLHDETYLDPARVSDADVRAIEAHMTNLRRKLGDSVQQPRYIETVRGAGYRAVAGHADDTEGAGDR
- a CDS encoding UDP-glucose/GDP-mannose dehydrogenase family protein; the protein is MRLSVIGCGYLGAVHAAAMASIGHDVVGIDVDERKIETLSRGEAPFFEPGLQQILTEGIASGRLRFTTDIAEARGAAVHFVGVGTPQQKDGYAADLTYVNAAVDALIPHLSEGDIVAGKSTVPVGTAATLAERVDPTGATLVWNPEFLREGFAVQDTIDPDRLVAGVPAGAAGEHAARLLREVYHPSVAKGTPFIVTDLATAELVKVAANAFLATKISFINAMAEIAEVTGADVTTLADAIGHDARIGRRFLGAGIGFGGGCLPKDIRAFAARAEELGRGESVAFLREVDAINLRRRDRAVDLVVQALGGSVFKKNVTVLGAAFKPHSDDIRDSPALDVAVRLHGLGAWVTITDPEAIDNARARHPQLNYVEDRDEALRGADAVIVVTEWDEYRRQLSPEHAASLVAGRVIIDGRNCLDPVAWRAAGWDYHGMGRP